In Buchnera aphidicola (Aphis aurantii), one DNA window encodes the following:
- the rlmKL gene encoding bifunctional 23S rRNA (guanine(2069)-N(7))-methyltransferase RlmK/23S rRNA (guanine(2445)-N(2))-methyltransferase RlmL — translation MNYLYASTHLGCEKLLENELIFLGAKNIHITKGGVYYEAENLLLYKSLMWSRVASRIFICIKKFIIQSTSDLYINTYKINWNKILFLDKTFFIKFKGNNNIIRNSSFGALTIKDAIVNQFYEKYSKRPNINLAKPDIRIQAILINNTINLMLDLSGSSLNERGYIKSNNNISPLKENLSAAIVLSSSWKKNIPLIDPFCGSGTLLIEAAMIYSDRAPGLKRKQWGFQSWKGYNKCLWNLVLNEANKKFDISIQECKKNLFIGCDYRNKIIEEAKENAFNANVLDIIQFKISDLNNLKNLCKLHKVGTLLSNLSCEERCNTESTLVGVYIQMGYIFKQYFKNWKISIFTSSEFLSKFLQINEYKKLFFQNGSLNCFLKKYEISSEECKNNDEEYQNRLKKNIQKLKKWNDFHKIECFRVYDRDIPNYNIVVDVYKKWLVIQEYQAPKTINAYHSYERLCNAIYSTKRILSIPINNIVFKIRKKQKYQFQYQKLFNSNKFFMIKEYNVKLLINLIDYLDTGLFLEHRLVRNLIKTMSYNKDFLNLFSYTGSASVYAGLGGAKTTTTIDISNTYIQWSIKNMAINNLKGKQHYFIQSNCLEWIRSNYQTFDLIFLNPPTFSNSKKMKKVFELKKDYLNLLSSLKKNLRRNGYIIFSSSTNNFKINFNEIKKIQLYVKDITNLVQSKDFLNKKYYSWLIQHI, via the coding sequence ATGAACTATTTATATGCTAGTACACATTTAGGATGTGAAAAATTATTAGAAAATGAACTTATTTTTTTAGGAGCAAAAAATATACATATCACTAAAGGAGGTGTTTATTATGAAGCTGAAAATTTATTATTGTACAAAAGCTTAATGTGGAGTAGAGTTGCTTCAAGAATTTTTATATGCATAAAAAAATTTATCATCCAAAGCACAAGCGATTTATATATTAATACTTATAAAATTAATTGGAATAAAATTTTATTCTTAGATAAAACTTTTTTCATCAAATTTAAAGGTAATAATAATATCATTCGAAATAGTTCATTCGGAGCTTTAACTATAAAAGACGCTATTGTTAATCAATTTTATGAAAAATATTCAAAACGACCAAACATCAATCTTGCCAAACCTGATATTCGTATTCAAGCAATATTAATTAATAATACAATAAATCTTATGCTGGATTTAAGCGGCTCTTCTTTAAATGAAAGAGGATATATAAAATCCAATAATAATATTTCACCACTTAAAGAAAACTTAAGTGCAGCAATTGTATTAAGTTCTTCATGGAAAAAAAATATTCCTTTAATAGATCCATTCTGTGGATCAGGAACGTTGTTAATTGAAGCTGCAATGATATATTCTGATAGAGCCCCTGGATTAAAAAGAAAACAATGGGGTTTTCAATCATGGAAAGGATATAATAAATGTTTATGGAATCTCGTTTTAAATGAGGCAAATAAAAAGTTTGATATTAGTATTCAAGAATGTAAAAAAAATTTATTTATAGGATGTGATTATCGTAATAAAATTATAGAAGAAGCTAAAGAAAACGCGTTTAATGCAAATGTATTAGATATTATTCAATTTAAAATATCTGATTTAAACAACCTTAAAAATCTATGTAAATTGCATAAAGTAGGAACGTTATTAAGCAATTTATCATGTGAAGAGCGATGTAATACTGAAAGTACATTAGTCGGTGTATATATTCAAATGGGTTATATATTTAAACAATATTTTAAAAATTGGAAAATATCGATATTTACTTCATCAGAATTTTTATCAAAATTTTTACAAATAAACGAATATAAAAAACTATTTTTCCAAAATGGATCATTAAATTGCTTTTTGAAAAAGTATGAAATATCTTCAGAAGAATGCAAAAATAATGATGAAGAATATCAAAATAGATTAAAAAAAAACATTCAAAAATTAAAAAAATGGAATGATTTTCATAAAATTGAATGTTTTCGCGTATATGATAGAGATATACCGAATTATAATATTGTCGTAGATGTTTACAAAAAATGGTTAGTGATTCAAGAATATCAAGCACCAAAAACAATTAATGCATATCATTCTTATGAAAGATTATGTAATGCGATTTATTCTACTAAAAGAATATTATCTATTCCAATTAATAATATAGTTTTTAAAATTAGAAAGAAACAAAAATATCAATTTCAATATCAAAAACTTTTTAATAGTAATAAATTTTTTATGATTAAAGAATATAATGTGAAACTATTAATAAATTTAATTGATTATTTAGATACAGGACTATTTTTAGAACATCGACTTGTAAGAAATTTAATAAAAACTATGTCTTATAATAAAGATTTTTTAAATTTATTTTCATACACTGGAAGCGCTAGTGTTTATGCTGGATTAGGAGGGGCTAAAACTACAACTACTATAGATATATCTAACACATATATACAATGGTCAATAAAAAATATGGCGATTAATAATTTGAAAGGAAAACAGCATTATTTTATTCAATCAAATTGTTTAGAGTGGATCCGCTCAAATTATCAAACATTTGATTTAATATTTCTTAATCCACCAACTTTTTCTAACTCAAAAAAAATGAAAAAAGTTTTTGAATTAAAAAAGGATTATCTTAATTTACTAAGTAGTTTAAAAAAAAATTTAAGAAGAAATGGTTATATTATTTTTTCAAGCTCTACAAATAATTTTAAAATTAATTTTAACGAAATTAAAAAAATTCAATTATATGTTAAAGATATTACTAATTTAGTACAATCAAAAGATTTTTTAAATAAAAAATATTATTCTTGGTTAATACAACATATATAA
- a CDS encoding ATP-binding cassette domain-containing protein, whose amino-acid sequence MNLISIQDAYLSFSNLDILKNASFYLNENERVCLIGKNGAGKSTLLKVINKKQDLDKGSVVYRKNIKISYLSQENLNHTNISIFEFIKKKFKEINTHETIQIKKIITMLQLKENTLLSEVSGGFLRKIALGAALIDTPDVLLLDEPTNHLDINTIQWLENFLKNFSGSIIFISHDRSFIDNICTRIIDLDRGKLISFSGSYKKFIQFKNQNNYIEKVKQRLFDEKLEKEEIWIKKGIKARATRNEGRVKNLITLRKEKEDYRKVEKFNNIKINEIKDYSGKIVFKLTNINFSINNKNIIQNFSEIIQYGDKIGLIGNNGSGKSTMIKILTGENKIQKGNFYASKKLKIAYFDQNRSILNSQKSIVDNVNEGYDKILINGQEKHVIGYLKKFLFKPHEIKRLVKTLSGGECNRLLLAKLFLKKNNVLIFDEPTNDLDLDTLKILEEIIIQYSGTVIIVSHDRYFLKNTVNKYWIFKENGLITKHLGEYNASTVKKVNKNKKKNNIRIFNNKTDLLNKNQLQKEIKKTLNQIENIEKNIKMLQNQINQPNFFKQNIIHKLPIINELNEAEKKLEKQIIYWENLESNTNKK is encoded by the coding sequence ATGAATTTAATTAGCATACAAGACGCTTATTTATCATTTAGTAATTTAGACATATTAAAAAACGCTTCTTTTTATCTTAATGAAAACGAACGCGTTTGCTTAATTGGGAAAAATGGAGCTGGAAAATCAACTTTGTTAAAAGTAATTAATAAAAAACAAGATCTAGATAAAGGATCTGTAGTTTATAGAAAAAATATTAAAATATCATATTTATCGCAAGAAAATTTAAATCATACAAATATTTCTATTTTTGAATTTATTAAAAAAAAATTTAAAGAAATTAATACTCATGAAACTATACAAATAAAAAAAATTATTACAATGTTACAACTAAAAGAAAATACTTTACTTTCAGAAGTATCTGGTGGATTTCTAAGAAAAATTGCATTAGGCGCTGCTTTAATAGATACACCTGACGTGTTGCTACTTGATGAACCTACTAATCATTTAGATATTAATACTATTCAATGGTTAGAAAATTTTTTAAAAAATTTTTCTGGTAGTATTATTTTTATATCACATGATAGGTCATTTATTGACAACATATGCACAAGAATTATTGATCTTGATCGTGGAAAACTAATATCTTTTTCAGGGAGTTATAAAAAATTTATTCAATTTAAAAATCAAAATAATTATATTGAAAAAGTTAAACAAAGATTATTTGATGAAAAATTAGAAAAAGAAGAAATTTGGATTAAAAAAGGAATAAAAGCACGTGCCACCAGAAATGAAGGACGAGTAAAAAATTTAATAACATTAAGAAAAGAAAAAGAAGATTATAGAAAAGTAGAAAAATTTAATAATATTAAAATTAATGAAATTAAAGATTATTCTGGCAAAATAGTTTTTAAATTAACAAATATAAATTTTAGTATAAACAATAAAAATATTATTCAAAACTTTTCAGAAATAATACAATATGGTGATAAAATAGGATTAATTGGTAACAATGGTTCTGGAAAAAGCACTATGATTAAAATACTTACAGGAGAAAATAAAATTCAAAAAGGAAATTTTTATGCATCAAAAAAATTAAAAATAGCATATTTCGACCAAAATAGATCGATATTAAACTCTCAAAAATCTATTGTAGATAATGTAAATGAAGGATATGATAAAATATTGATTAATGGTCAAGAAAAACATGTAATAGGGTATTTAAAAAAATTTTTATTTAAACCCCATGAAATAAAACGATTAGTCAAAACTTTATCTGGTGGAGAATGCAACAGACTTCTTTTAGCTAAACTATTTTTAAAAAAAAATAATGTATTAATTTTTGATGAACCAACAAATGATTTAGATTTAGATACATTAAAAATCTTAGAAGAAATTATTATTCAATATTCTGGAACCGTGATTATAGTAAGTCATGATAGATATTTTCTTAAAAATACAGTGAATAAATATTGGATATTTAAAGAAAATGGATTAATTACCAAACACTTAGGAGAATATAATGCATCAACTGTAAAAAAAGTTAACAAAAATAAAAAGAAAAATAATATACGAATATTCAATAATAAAACAGACTTATTAAATAAAAATCAACTTCAAAAAGAAATAAAAAAAACATTAAATCAAATTGAAAATATAGAAAAAAATATTAAAATGCTACAGAATCAAATAAATCAACCTAACTTTTTTAAACAAAATATTATTCATAAATTACCGATAATTAATGAATTAAACGAAGCAGAAAAGAAACTAGAAAAACAAATAATATATTGGGAAAATTTAGAAAGCAACACAAATAAAAAATAA
- a CDS encoding rhodanese-related sulfurtransferase, whose protein sequence is MSMLYNCFSKKELKKNILLTNQPRLILSFYKYFCIQNLKEFRDKIYKSFSQYNILGRVYISHEGMNAQISIPTNMYLIFKKFLYQLHPLLNNLYINKTFNVNNTSAFWLLSVKIKKYIINDGITDSLFKFENVGIYIDAKTVNLMLNDKKTIFIDMRNSYEYKIGHFPNALEIKSKTFREQLRNLIKIMHDNNKYENIVMYCTGGIRCEKATSWMIFNKFKNVYHIKGGIIGYVNQAKKNKLPILFKGSMFVFDNRISEKISKDIISFCKQCNQPSDNYVNCCFSLCHLLFIQCNNCSINFKNCCSIDCMKNI, encoded by the coding sequence ATGTCAATGTTATATAATTGTTTTTCAAAAAAAGAACTAAAAAAAAATATATTATTAACAAACCAACCTCGTTTAATTCTTTCATTTTATAAATATTTTTGTATTCAAAATCTTAAAGAATTTAGAGATAAAATTTATAAAAGTTTTTCTCAATATAATATACTAGGTAGAGTATATATATCGCATGAAGGAATGAATGCTCAAATTAGTATTCCAACTAATATGTATTTAATATTTAAAAAATTTTTATATCAATTGCATCCATTATTAAATAATTTATACATTAATAAAACATTTAATGTTAACAACACAAGTGCATTTTGGCTTCTTTCTGTAAAAATTAAAAAATATATTATAAATGATGGTATTACAGATTCTTTATTTAAATTTGAGAATGTTGGAATCTATATTGATGCAAAAACAGTGAATCTTATGTTGAATGATAAAAAAACAATATTTATTGATATGAGAAATTCTTATGAATATAAAATAGGTCACTTTCCGAATGCATTGGAAATTAAAAGCAAAACATTTCGAGAGCAATTAAGAAATTTAATAAAAATTATGCATGATAACAATAAATATGAAAATATAGTAATGTATTGCACAGGTGGAATTCGATGTGAAAAAGCAACATCTTGGATGATATTTAATAAATTTAAAAATGTTTATCATATTAAAGGTGGAATAATTGGATATGTGAATCAGGCAAAAAAAAACAAATTACCTATTTTATTTAAAGGAAGCATGTTTGTCTTTGATAATCGAATAAGTGAAAAAATATCAAAAGATATTATATCATTTTGTAAACAATGTAATCAACCTTCAGATAATTATGTAAATTGTTGTTTTAGTTTATGTCATTTATTATTTATTCAATGTAATAATTGTTCAATTAATTTTAAAAATTGTTGTTCTATAGATTGTATGAAAAATATATAA
- a CDS encoding valine--tRNA ligase, protein MEKTYNPRDIEEPLYNFWEKNGYFKPNNDVTKPSFCIMMPPPNITGNLHMGHAFQQTIMDILIRYHRMQGENTLWQVGTDHAGIATQILVERQIYLEEHKTKKDYKRDEFIQKIWSWKNKYNLIVTNQIRRLGNSVDWDREKFTLDPDICKSVKEAFIIFYKNNLIYQKKRLVHWDSELETVISDLEVEHRPIKSKKWFIRYPIICDHEKNNNQVKYLIVSTTRPETLLGDTAIAVNPKDKNYNKLIGQFAICPLVDRIIPIIGDKYADIEKGTGCVKITPAHDFNDYKVGLTHRLPMINIFTFSGKIKINFDVYDYEGNKSNIYNSLVPTKFQNLDILSARIKIVNEIKKIGLLDKVEECEVITPHSDRSGVIIQPMLTNQWYLKTSKLANLAISAVKDKRINFIPSQYETMYLSWMNNIEDWCISRQLWWGHRIPVWYDNQKNIYVGYDEERIRKEYNIPNDVILTQEQDVLDTWFSSGLWTFSTLGWPKKTAFLKVFHSTNVLVSGFDIIFFWIARMIMLTMSLVKDKSGVSQVPFKNVYITGLIRDEEGQKMSKSKGNVIDPLDMIDGISLAELIKKRTNNLLQPKLLKEIKERTIKQFPNGISPTGTDALRFTFCALASNTRDIKWDMGRLKGYRNFCNKLWNASRFVLMNTKNHHFFDFSINSNMLFINKWILIEFNNTVKLYRDALDSYRFDISANILYDFTWNTFCDWYLEFVKLIIKFGSFQDSYFTKNVLIYILENLLKLLHPIIPFITETIWQRVKKIKNIKEKTIMLQSFPEYNDSLYDEAVLFYMSWIKKIIIFIRNIRSEMNINSKKCLSLFLKNVSLDQKKIIQENFLFFKNMLYLDKIQIVSKEYKEPLLSIKKIIDKVEVFIPLTKVIDKRTELKRLNKEIKHIKLQILFVKEKILNKNFLRYAPQHIVQKEKEKLKNLNSIYLKLFDQIKIFNHSLDEY, encoded by the coding sequence ATGGAAAAAACTTATAACCCTAGAGATATTGAAGAGCCTTTATATAATTTTTGGGAAAAAAATGGATATTTTAAACCTAATAACGATGTAACTAAACCATCGTTTTGTATTATGATGCCACCTCCTAATATTACTGGAAACTTGCATATGGGGCATGCATTTCAACAAACTATTATGGATATATTAATTCGTTACCACAGAATGCAAGGAGAAAATACACTGTGGCAAGTCGGAACAGATCATGCTGGAATTGCAACACAAATTCTAGTTGAACGGCAAATATATCTCGAAGAGCACAAAACTAAAAAAGATTATAAAAGAGATGAATTTATTCAAAAAATATGGTCTTGGAAAAATAAATATAATTTAATTGTTACCAATCAAATAAGACGTTTAGGTAATTCTGTTGATTGGGATCGTGAAAAATTTACTTTAGATCCTGATATCTGTAAATCTGTTAAAGAAGCTTTTATTATTTTTTATAAGAATAATTTAATATATCAAAAAAAAAGATTAGTACATTGGGATTCAGAACTAGAAACAGTTATTTCAGACTTAGAGGTAGAACATCGACCAATAAAAAGTAAAAAATGGTTTATAAGATATCCTATTATTTGTGATCACGAAAAAAATAATAATCAAGTTAAATATTTAATAGTTTCTACTACTCGACCTGAAACTTTATTAGGAGATACAGCGATCGCTGTTAATCCAAAAGATAAAAATTACAATAAGCTTATTGGTCAATTTGCCATATGTCCCTTGGTTGATAGAATTATACCTATTATTGGAGATAAATATGCCGATATAGAAAAAGGAACAGGTTGTGTAAAAATTACACCAGCACATGATTTTAATGATTATAAAGTAGGTTTAACCCATCGATTGCCAATGATAAATATTTTTACTTTTAGTGGAAAAATTAAAATTAATTTTGATGTTTATGATTATGAAGGAAATAAATCAAATATTTATAATTCATTAGTGCCAACTAAATTTCAAAATTTAGATATTCTTTCTGCAAGAATTAAAATTGTGAATGAAATAAAAAAAATAGGACTTTTGGACAAAGTTGAAGAATGTGAGGTAATTACGCCTCATAGTGATCGAAGTGGTGTTATAATTCAACCTATGTTAACTAATCAATGGTATTTAAAAACCTCAAAATTAGCTAATTTAGCAATTTCTGCAGTTAAAGATAAAAGAATTAATTTTATTCCTTCCCAATATGAAACTATGTATTTATCTTGGATGAATAATATTGAAGATTGGTGTATATCACGTCAATTATGGTGGGGACATCGTATTCCAGTTTGGTATGATAATCAAAAAAATATATATGTTGGATATGATGAAGAAAGAATACGAAAAGAATACAATATACCAAATGATGTCATATTGACTCAAGAGCAAGATGTTTTAGATACTTGGTTTTCTTCTGGTTTATGGACTTTTTCTACATTAGGATGGCCTAAAAAAACAGCATTTTTAAAAGTTTTTCATTCTACTAATGTTTTAGTGAGTGGTTTTGATATCATTTTTTTTTGGATTGCTAGAATGATAATGTTAACTATGTCTCTCGTTAAAGACAAATCTGGCGTATCTCAAGTGCCTTTTAAAAATGTTTATATTACAGGTTTAATACGTGATGAAGAAGGTCAAAAAATGTCAAAATCCAAAGGTAATGTAATTGATCCTTTAGATATGATAGATGGTATTTCATTGGCTGAACTAATTAAAAAAAGAACAAATAATTTATTACAACCAAAATTATTAAAAGAAATAAAAGAACGTACTATAAAACAATTCCCTAACGGTATTAGTCCAACAGGTACAGATGCACTACGTTTTACATTTTGCGCTTTAGCTTCTAATACACGTGATATTAAATGGGACATGGGGAGATTAAAAGGATATAGAAATTTTTGTAATAAACTTTGGAATGCTAGTCGATTTGTTTTAATGAATACAAAAAATCATCATTTTTTTGATTTCTCAATAAATAGCAATATGTTATTTATTAATAAATGGATTTTAATAGAGTTTAATAATACAGTAAAATTATACAGAGATGCTTTAGATAGTTATAGATTTGATATTTCAGCAAATATTTTATATGATTTTACATGGAATACTTTTTGTGATTGGTATTTGGAATTTGTTAAATTAATTATTAAATTTGGTTCATTTCAAGATTCATATTTTACAAAAAATGTTTTAATCTATATTTTAGAAAATCTTTTAAAATTATTACATCCAATTATTCCTTTTATTACTGAAACTATTTGGCAACGAGTAAAAAAAATTAAAAATATTAAAGAAAAAACAATTATGCTTCAGTCTTTTCCGGAATATAATGATTCGTTATATGATGAAGCAGTTTTATTTTATATGAGTTGGATAAAAAAAATTATTATTTTTATAAGAAATATTAGATCTGAAATGAATATTAATTCTAAAAAATGTTTATCGTTATTTTTAAAAAATGTTTCTTTAGATCAGAAAAAAATTATTCAAGAAAATTTTTTGTTTTTTAAAAACATGCTGTATTTAGATAAGATTCAAATTGTTTCTAAAGAATATAAAGAACCTTTATTATCGATAAAAAAAATAATTGATAAAGTAGAAGTATTTATTCCTTTAACTAAAGTGATAGATAAACGAACTGAATTAAAAAGATTAAATAAAGAAATAAAACATATAAAGTTGCAAATTTTATTTGTAAAAGAAAAAATTTTAAATAAAAATTTTTTGCGTTATGCTCCCCAACATATTGTACAAAAAGAAAAAGAAAAACTAAAAAATTTAAATTCAATTTATTTAAAATTATTCGATCAAATCAAAATTTTTAATCATTCACTTGATGAGTATTAA
- a CDS encoding leucyl aminopeptidase, with protein sequence MKFFIKSIDLPKEKTDCIISGIFECDQLTVSSKNLDNYSNGYISKLITQGDISGEIGKTLLLYDVPNIISKRILLIGCGKKSSFNSNSISAILRNSIKTLNKRSIKNIIFSFTELNSCNNSTYWFIRKIISCIKKEIFTINTFLKKKVYLHSITFNITDKNFFSSAQIALKHSLAIDLGLTASKKIGNLPPNICNPLYLSLQAKELSNSYKNNISVNIVDINEMRNLGMHAYLAVGSSSKNKPYMSVIRYSRKNIVDKKTIVLVGKGLTFDSGGISLKPSKKMHEMKYDMCGAAAVYGTLIMAAELNLPLNIIGVLAGCENMPGSSAFRPGDILTTMSGKTVEVLDTDAEGRLVLCDVFKYIERFSPDIVIDIATLTGACVAALGHYVTGLFSNNKDLVDNLEKASKETNDKVWRLPLFQEYEKNINSNVADFSNIGSGGAGAITAACFLSQFTKKYHWAHLDIAGTAWESGINKGSTGRPVELLSQFLLNISNYNKY encoded by the coding sequence ATGAAATTTTTTATTAAAAGTATTGATTTACCGAAAGAAAAAACAGATTGTATAATTTCTGGTATTTTTGAATGTGATCAATTAACAGTTTCTTCTAAAAATTTAGATAATTATAGTAATGGTTATATTAGTAAATTAATTACTCAAGGAGATATTAGTGGAGAAATAGGAAAAACTTTATTATTATATGATGTTCCAAACATTATATCCAAAAGAATATTATTAATAGGATGCGGGAAAAAAAGTAGTTTTAATTCAAATTCTATTAGTGCAATTCTACGAAACAGTATTAAAACACTAAATAAGCGATCTATTAAAAATATTATTTTTTCTTTCACTGAATTAAATTCTTGTAATAATAGTACATATTGGTTTATTCGAAAAATAATCAGTTGTATTAAAAAAGAAATTTTTACAATAAATACGTTTTTAAAAAAAAAGGTATATTTACATTCTATTACGTTTAATATAACAGATAAAAATTTTTTTTCATCAGCTCAAATTGCTCTAAAACACTCTTTAGCTATTGATTTAGGTTTAACTGCTTCAAAAAAAATTGGTAATTTACCTCCTAATATTTGCAATCCATTGTACTTGTCTTTACAAGCGAAAGAACTATCTAATAGTTATAAAAATAATATTAGTGTGAATATTGTTGATATAAATGAAATGAGAAATTTAGGAATGCATGCCTATTTAGCAGTAGGTTCTTCATCTAAAAACAAACCATATATGTCTGTAATTCGATATTCTAGAAAAAATATTGTTGATAAGAAAACTATTGTGTTAGTGGGAAAGGGATTAACATTTGATTCTGGAGGGATTTCTCTTAAGCCATCAAAAAAAATGCATGAAATGAAATATGATATGTGTGGTGCTGCGGCTGTATATGGAACTTTAATTATGGCTGCCGAATTAAATTTACCTTTAAATATTATTGGTGTTTTAGCTGGATGTGAAAATATGCCAGGAAGTTCTGCTTTTAGACCAGGGGATATTTTAACTACTATGTCTGGTAAAACAGTAGAAGTTTTGGATACAGATGCTGAAGGACGTTTAGTTTTATGTGATGTTTTCAAGTATATTGAACGTTTTTCGCCCGATATAGTGATTGATATTGCCACTTTAACTGGTGCATGCGTTGCAGCATTAGGACATTATGTAACTGGGTTATTTTCAAACAATAAAGATTTAGTTGATAATTTAGAAAAAGCTTCTAAAGAAACAAATGATAAAGTATGGAGATTACCTTTATTTCAAGAATACGAAAAAAATATTAATTCTAATGTTGCTGATTTTTCAAATATTGGTAGTGGAGGCGCTGGCGCAATAACAGCCGCTTGTTTTTTATCACAATTTACAAAAAAATACCATTGGGCTCATTTAGATATTGCTGGAACTGCTTGGGAATCTGGTATAAACAAAGGATCTACAGGTCGTCCCGTAGAGCTTTTATCTCAATTTTTATTAAATATATCAAATTATAATAAATATTAA
- the argF gene encoding ornithine carbamoyltransferase, translating to MKHLYKRHFLRLLDFSNTELENIIILSEKLKKIKKNNQEIQLLKKKNIALIFEKESTRTRCSFEVAAFDQGAHVTYLGPGSTHFGTKESIEDTAKVLSRLYDGIEYRGHDHSVIETLSKHSNVPVWNGLTDKFHPTQIIADLLTMKEVFKKKQFFEIKCAYIGDSHNNIANTLLEAASILGIDLRLISPKPYWPEKNILNECQNKAKNTSKITCTENIKEGVKDVDFIYTDVWVSMGEPETTWKEKIVLLKNYQVNQNMINMTNNPNVKVLHCLPALHDKKNTLAKSILKEYNLQDGIEITDNIFQKNEQIIFEQAENRLHTIKAILISSLIKKINLK from the coding sequence ATGAAGCATCTTTATAAACGTCATTTTTTAAGATTACTAGACTTTTCTAATACAGAATTAGAAAATATTATTATATTATCTGAAAAATTAAAAAAAATAAAAAAAAATAATCAAGAAATTCAATTGTTGAAAAAAAAAAATATTGCTTTAATTTTTGAAAAAGAATCAACTCGTACAAGATGTTCTTTTGAAGTAGCTGCTTTTGATCAAGGTGCACATGTTACTTACCTTGGACCAGGTAGTACTCATTTTGGAACAAAAGAATCAATTGAAGATACAGCCAAAGTGCTTTCTAGATTATATGATGGAATTGAATATAGAGGTCATGATCATAGTGTTATAGAAACCTTATCAAAACACTCTAATGTACCTGTATGGAATGGATTGACAGACAAATTTCATCCCACTCAAATAATTGCGGATTTATTGACAATGAAAGAAGTTTTCAAAAAAAAACAATTTTTTGAAATAAAATGTGCATATATAGGAGACTCTCATAATAATATAGCAAATACTTTATTAGAAGCTGCATCTATTTTAGGAATAGATTTACGTTTAATTTCTCCTAAACCATATTGGCCAGAAAAAAACATTTTAAATGAATGTCAAAATAAAGCAAAAAACACGAGCAAAATAACATGCACTGAGAATATTAAAGAAGGTGTAAAAGATGTAGATTTTATTTACACAGATGTTTGGGTTTCTATGGGAGAACCAGAAACAACGTGGAAAGAAAAAATAGTATTATTAAAAAATTATCAAGTGAACCAAAATATGATAAATATGACCAATAATCCAAATGTAAAAGTATTACATTGTTTACCTGCTTTACACGATAAAAAAAACACTCTAGCAAAATCAATATTAAAAGAATATAATTTACAAGATGGAATAGAAATCACAGATAATATTTTTCAAAAAAATGAACAAATTATTTTTGAGCAAGCAGAAAATAGATTGCATACTATAAAAGCTATTCTTATATCTAGTCTTATTAAAAAAATTAATTTAAAATAA